One window of Salegentibacter sp. Hel_I_6 genomic DNA carries:
- a CDS encoding phosphatase PAP2 family protein, which produces MKKILLSFFCISLFFSSYAQESPYKTSAWKDGAIITGAVGLNVLGFTFIQNKEALTEAEVAALNKNDIAGINRWAAGNYSEKADAISYIPFYAALGMPLVFLPSEAERKNFGQISVLFVETMAVTGVFYTMTAGLIDKSRPLVYNENLPFGERAEGGAQRSFIAGHTAVATAGTFFAAKVFNDFHPDSKAIPYVWGGATGISVLMGYLRTKAGKHFLTDNIAGFVVGAASGILIPELHKKGNERLDLYPTATYNLNGTGINTKGLALSYKF; this is translated from the coding sequence ATGAAAAAAATACTACTCAGCTTTTTCTGTATTAGTCTGTTTTTTAGCTCTTACGCACAGGAATCACCCTATAAGACAAGTGCCTGGAAAGATGGAGCAATTATTACCGGTGCCGTTGGTTTAAACGTACTTGGATTTACATTTATTCAAAATAAAGAAGCACTTACAGAGGCCGAAGTAGCGGCCCTAAATAAAAATGACATTGCGGGAATTAATCGCTGGGCAGCAGGAAACTATTCTGAAAAAGCTGATGCGATAAGTTATATTCCATTTTATGCCGCCCTGGGTATGCCCTTAGTCTTCTTACCTAGTGAGGCGGAAAGAAAAAATTTCGGGCAAATTAGTGTTCTTTTTGTAGAAACGATGGCTGTTACCGGAGTGTTCTATACTATGACTGCAGGTCTAATAGATAAGAGCAGGCCTTTAGTTTATAATGAAAACCTTCCTTTTGGGGAACGTGCTGAAGGTGGCGCACAACGTTCATTTATTGCTGGGCACACAGCAGTTGCCACGGCAGGAACTTTTTTTGCGGCCAAGGTATTTAATGATTTTCATCCAGATTCTAAAGCAATTCCATATGTTTGGGGAGGAGCAACAGGAATTTCAGTACTTATGGGATATTTAAGAACAAAAGCGGGTAAACACTTCTTAACCGATAATATTGCCGGTTTTGTAGTGGGTGCAGCAAGTGGAATTTTAATACCTGAATTACACAAAAAAGGAAACGAGAGATTAGATCTTTACCCCACGGCTACTTACAATTTAAACGGAACCGGGATTAATACCAAAGGTTTGGCTCTCTCTTATAAGTTTTAA
- a CDS encoding VWA domain-containing protein translates to MKKKDYRQGSGFVFNKFEEPDKSPFDRLFEVFKELITHTSGDLDEALDWLKQLDEEYKLTTEYYTLDDFVEDLKKKGYIKEETDVDGGGMAITAKTERAIRKQALDQIFGKLKKSASGSHRTNHVGRGDEHTGDFRNFQFGDSPDKISVTESLRNAQINHGIGNFNMTEEDLVVEETHYKSRMSTVLMIDLSHSMILYGEDRITPAKKVVMALAELITTRYPKDSLDIIVFGDDAWPVSIADLPYLKVGPYHTNTVAGLKLAMDILRRKRSTNRQIFMITDGKPSCLRERDGSYYKNSMGLDPYILGKCYTMARQARKLHIPITTFMIAQDPYLMQFVREFTYANQGKAFYTGLKGLGEMIFEDYETNRKKRIRGN, encoded by the coding sequence ATGAAGAAGAAAGATTATAGGCAGGGCAGTGGATTCGTCTTTAATAAATTTGAAGAACCTGATAAATCCCCGTTTGACAGGTTATTTGAAGTTTTTAAGGAACTAATTACGCATACCTCGGGAGACTTAGATGAAGCTCTAGACTGGTTAAAACAACTGGATGAAGAATATAAATTAACTACCGAATATTATACGTTAGATGATTTTGTAGAAGACCTTAAAAAGAAAGGCTACATCAAAGAAGAAACCGATGTAGACGGTGGCGGCATGGCGATTACCGCTAAAACTGAACGCGCTATTAGAAAACAGGCTTTAGATCAAATATTCGGAAAGCTAAAAAAAAGTGCTTCTGGAAGTCATAGAACCAATCACGTAGGTAGGGGAGACGAACATACTGGCGATTTCAGGAATTTTCAATTTGGAGATTCTCCAGATAAAATTTCTGTAACTGAAAGTTTGAGAAATGCCCAAATTAACCACGGAATTGGAAATTTCAATATGACTGAGGAGGATTTGGTGGTTGAAGAAACCCACTATAAATCCAGAATGAGTACGGTTTTAATGATAGACCTTAGCCATAGTATGATTCTATATGGTGAAGATCGCATAACCCCGGCAAAAAAAGTAGTCATGGCTCTTGCCGAATTGATCACTACTAGATACCCAAAAGACAGCCTTGATATCATAGTTTTTGGCGATGATGCCTGGCCGGTTTCTATAGCCGATCTACCTTATTTAAAAGTAGGTCCTTATCATACCAATACAGTTGCCGGTTTAAAACTGGCTATGGATATACTTCGAAGAAAACGAAGTACTAACCGTCAAATTTTTATGATAACCGATGGAAAACCGAGTTGTTTAAGAGAACGGGATGGTTCCTATTATAAAAATAGTATGGGGCTGGATCCTTATATTCTTGGTAAATGCTATACCATGGCGCGACAGGCCAGAAAATTACATATTCCCATAACTACATTTATGATTGCCCAGGACCCATATTTAATGCAGTTTGTAAGGGAGTTTACTTACGCGAACCAGGGGAAAGCCTTTTACACGGGCTTAAAAGGTTTGGGAGAAATGATTTTTGAAGATTACGAAACCAATAGAAAAAAGAGAATTAGGGGGAATTAA
- a CDS encoding magnesium chelatase → MKIENINTLGELKKSGYKSRGIKEELRENLIKKIRNNEPTFPGIHGYEDSVIPELERAILSRHNINLLGLRGQAKTRLARLMINLLDEYMPVVQGSEINDDPLNPISRYARELIKEKADETPINWVHREERFFEKLATPDVTVADLIGDVDPIKAANLKLSYADDRVIHFGMIPRANRSIFVINELPDLQARIQVALFNILQEGDIQIRGFKLRLPLDLQFVFTANPEDYTNRGSIVTPLKDRIGSQILTHYPGSIEIAKTITAQEAKLDKRQSELVHVPELAKDLLEQISFEARESEFIDEKSGISARLSITAYENLLSTAERRLLKSGDDKTLLRFGDFLGVVPSITGKVELVYEGEEEGAASVALQLIGDSVKTLFPQYFPKIEKLQKPDETTPYDDLVEWFFEQSGFELPDDLSDTEYKESLDSVKPLNELIKKYQPKISEDDKYFLKEFLLWALVEYKKLSKHRFAKGVQFKDLYGSYISDL, encoded by the coding sequence ATGAAAATAGAAAATATAAACACACTTGGAGAACTTAAAAAATCTGGATATAAAAGTCGCGGAATTAAGGAGGAACTCAGGGAAAATTTAATAAAAAAGATCAGGAATAATGAACCCACTTTTCCCGGGATTCACGGTTATGAAGATAGCGTAATCCCTGAATTGGAAAGAGCAATTTTATCACGCCATAATATTAATTTACTTGGTCTAAGAGGTCAGGCTAAAACGAGATTAGCGCGTTTAATGATCAATTTATTAGATGAATACATGCCGGTGGTGCAGGGTTCAGAAATTAATGACGATCCTTTAAATCCAATTTCACGCTATGCGAGAGAATTGATAAAGGAGAAAGCAGATGAAACTCCAATTAACTGGGTACATAGGGAAGAGCGATTTTTTGAAAAACTTGCCACTCCAGATGTTACGGTAGCTGATCTTATTGGGGATGTAGACCCCATTAAAGCTGCGAATTTAAAATTGAGTTATGCTGATGATCGCGTTATTCATTTTGGGATGATTCCGCGCGCTAACCGCAGTATTTTTGTAATAAATGAATTACCCGATTTGCAAGCTAGAATCCAGGTAGCTTTATTCAATATCCTACAGGAAGGTGATATCCAAATTCGCGGATTCAAATTGAGGTTGCCTTTAGATCTTCAATTTGTATTTACAGCAAACCCTGAAGATTATACCAATCGCGGTAGTATTGTAACTCCTTTAAAAGACCGTATTGGTTCACAAATTCTAACCCATTATCCTGGAAGTATAGAAATTGCAAAAACAATTACCGCCCAGGAAGCAAAACTTGATAAAAGACAAAGCGAGCTGGTTCATGTTCCTGAACTCGCAAAAGATTTATTAGAACAAATTAGTTTCGAAGCCCGGGAAAGTGAATTTATAGATGAAAAAAGCGGAATTAGCGCAAGGCTGAGTATTACCGCGTATGAGAATTTACTTAGTACTGCAGAAAGGCGTTTATTGAAATCTGGAGATGATAAAACTTTATTGAGGTTTGGTGATTTTCTTGGTGTAGTACCTTCCATTACTGGAAAAGTGGAGTTGGTTTATGAAGGAGAAGAAGAAGGTGCAGCTAGTGTAGCGCTTCAGTTAATAGGAGATTCGGTAAAAACATTGTTTCCGCAGTATTTTCCCAAAATAGAAAAATTACAAAAACCAGATGAAACAACACCTTATGACGATCTGGTAGAATGGTTTTTCGAGCAAAGCGGATTTGAATTACCTGATGATCTTTCTGATACCGAATACAAAGAAAGCCTGGATTCTGTAAAACCTTTAAATGAATTAATTAAAAAGTACCAACCCAAGATTTCAGAAGATGATAAATACTTTTTAAAGGAGTTTTTATTGTGGGCTTTGGTAGAATATAAGAAGCTTAGCAAACATCGTTTTGCCAAAGGCGTTCAATTTAAAGATCTTTATGGAAGTTATATAAGTGATCTTTAA
- the thrA gene encoding bifunctional aspartate kinase/homoserine dehydrogenase I translates to MKVLKFGGTSLASPELIKLVAKTVQKHLKEDKTLVVFSAFGGVTNDLLEMADLASREDLTYKDILIKNEKRHLEAVRELIPVNAQSGILSKVKTELNRLETLYEGVYLLNELSNKTRHVVSGFGEVLSSLIIAEYFKNLGINSQYVDSRELIVCKNTNEKVQVNYPLTNKNIEKYFAEKDASLYIAPGFVSRNEQGVPSTLGRGGSDFTAALYGAALDVKEVLIYTDVNGMYTANPQIVPHAYPLKDISYQEAMELSHFGAKVLYPPTLQPLLDKQISILIKNTFKPDEEGTLISKSSDKNFRWVTGITHIDSIKLLNIEGSGMVGIPGFSKRFFEVLFQENINVVLITQASSEHSICIAVKDDEAELAKEALDEAFEVEIQYKKIKPVEIEDNVAIVALVGDRMKSHHGLSGKMFSALGNNNINIRAIAQGSSERNISAVIAKKDVKKALNTLHEQFFEVPSKELNLFITGVGNVGSKLLNQLKKQEKFLLENLRLKVRVHGLSNSRKMLFDENGIDLQNWEAALDKGEKADKAEFFKKVDAFNLRNSIFVDNTASADISAWYREYLANSVSVVTCNKIACADSFENYQELQNLAREYGASFLYETNVGAGLPIIDTLKNLVASGDRITKIQAVLSGSLNFVFNTYKGEDPFYKTVEMAMEEGYTEPDPKIDLSGVDVARKILILARESGHRMELEDIESEDFLSKESLATTNNEDFFEILKKDEPKFQEIYKSAEAEGKQLKYVAQLENGKAVVGLQAVDAQHPFYNLSGSDNIVLFFTERYPEQPLIVKGAGAGAEVTASGIFADVIRIGKK, encoded by the coding sequence ATGAAAGTCCTAAAATTCGGAGGTACCTCTTTGGCATCTCCAGAGCTTATAAAACTCGTAGCTAAAACTGTTCAAAAACATCTAAAAGAAGACAAAACCCTGGTGGTTTTTTCAGCCTTCGGGGGTGTTACTAACGATTTGTTGGAAATGGCAGATCTTGCCTCCCGCGAAGATCTTACTTATAAAGATATTCTTATAAAAAATGAAAAAAGACACCTGGAAGCTGTTCGGGAATTAATTCCGGTGAACGCTCAAAGTGGGATTTTAAGCAAAGTAAAAACTGAACTTAATCGTTTGGAAACTTTATATGAAGGCGTTTATTTACTTAACGAGCTTTCTAACAAAACCCGCCACGTAGTTTCAGGTTTTGGTGAAGTTTTATCTTCCCTAATTATTGCTGAATATTTCAAAAATCTTGGTATTAATTCTCAATATGTAGATTCTCGCGAACTTATCGTTTGCAAAAATACCAATGAAAAAGTTCAGGTGAATTACCCGTTAACTAATAAAAATATCGAGAAGTATTTTGCTGAAAAAGATGCGAGTCTTTATATCGCTCCCGGTTTTGTTTCACGAAACGAGCAAGGCGTACCAAGCACACTGGGGCGCGGTGGTTCAGATTTTACAGCTGCATTATACGGTGCCGCTTTAGATGTAAAAGAAGTGCTTATTTATACCGATGTGAATGGGATGTACACTGCAAATCCGCAAATTGTACCCCACGCTTATCCGCTAAAAGATATTTCTTACCAGGAAGCAATGGAATTGTCGCATTTTGGTGCGAAAGTGCTTTATCCGCCAACGTTGCAACCTTTGTTAGATAAACAGATTAGCATACTTATAAAAAACACCTTCAAACCTGATGAAGAAGGAACTTTAATTTCAAAATCTTCCGATAAGAATTTTCGTTGGGTTACAGGGATTACTCATATAGATTCTATAAAACTCCTGAATATTGAAGGCAGTGGAATGGTGGGTATTCCTGGTTTTTCCAAAAGATTTTTTGAAGTACTTTTTCAGGAAAACATCAATGTAGTTTTAATCACACAGGCTTCTTCAGAACATAGTATTTGTATCGCTGTGAAAGATGATGAAGCTGAACTGGCTAAAGAAGCGCTAGATGAAGCCTTTGAAGTCGAAATTCAGTATAAGAAGATCAAACCTGTAGAGATCGAAGACAATGTAGCTATTGTGGCCCTCGTTGGAGACAGGATGAAAAGTCATCACGGTTTAAGCGGAAAAATGTTTAGTGCGCTTGGGAATAACAATATCAATATTCGCGCAATTGCCCAGGGTTCTTCAGAGCGGAATATTTCTGCGGTGATTGCGAAAAAAGATGTGAAGAAAGCGCTCAATACTTTACATGAGCAATTTTTTGAAGTGCCTTCTAAAGAGCTAAACCTTTTTATTACCGGCGTTGGGAATGTTGGAAGCAAACTGCTGAATCAATTAAAAAAACAGGAAAAGTTTCTTCTTGAAAATTTAAGACTGAAAGTTCGCGTTCACGGACTTTCTAACTCAAGGAAAATGCTTTTTGATGAAAACGGAATAGATCTTCAAAACTGGGAAGCAGCTTTGGATAAAGGAGAAAAAGCCGATAAAGCTGAATTTTTTAAAAAGGTGGATGCATTCAACCTGCGAAATAGCATTTTTGTTGATAATACAGCAAGTGCCGATATTTCTGCCTGGTATAGGGAATATCTTGCGAACTCGGTTTCTGTGGTCACCTGTAATAAAATTGCATGTGCCGATAGTTTTGAAAATTACCAGGAATTGCAAAATCTGGCCAGGGAATATGGGGCTTCATTTTTATATGAAACCAATGTAGGAGCCGGTTTACCAATTATAGATACCCTTAAGAATTTAGTGGCTTCGGGAGATAGAATCACTAAAATTCAGGCGGTACTCTCGGGGAGTCTAAATTTCGTATTTAATACCTATAAAGGAGAAGATCCATTTTATAAAACCGTTGAAATGGCAATGGAAGAAGGTTATACCGAACCCGATCCAAAAATAGACCTTAGTGGGGTAGACGTAGCACGAAAAATACTAATCCTAGCCCGGGAAAGTGGTCATAGAATGGAACTTGAAGATATTGAAAGTGAAGATTTCTTATCAAAAGAAAGTTTGGCCACCACCAATAATGAAGACTTTTTTGAAATATTGAAGAAAGACGAACCTAAATTCCAGGAGATATATAAATCGGCTGAAGCCGAAGGGAAACAATTAAAATACGTAGCGCAATTGGAAAATGGAAAAGCTGTGGTTGGATTGCAGGCGGTAGATGCGCAACATCCATTTTACAATCTTAGCGGGAGCGATAACATTGTATTGTTCTTTACGGAACGTTATCCCGAACAACCTTTAATTGTAAAAGGAGCCGGTGCGGGAGCCGAAGTTACTGCTTCAGGTATTTTCGCCGATGTGATACGAATAGGAAAAAAATAG
- a CDS encoding homoserine kinase, protein MDKIKLFAPATVANLSCGFDVLGCCLENVGDEMLISKNAENKLRITKITGQDLPRSIEENVAGVSAKMMLTTLGENQGFDIEIKKNIKAGSGIGSSAASAAGAVFGINKLLGEPFSANQLIKFAMEGERLASGNAHADNVAPALLGDFSLVKSYEPLEILSLPSLPELRMLILHPLIELKTRDSRSIIRQNVELKKAISQWGNLAALVSALYTQNYELLGRSLKDEIIEPVRSILIPYFDELKALASANGALGFGISGSGPSVFALCKGDTVAEKVKAEFQEFYQDKNIDFDLHLSKINSEGIKIIN, encoded by the coding sequence ATGGATAAAATAAAACTATTTGCCCCGGCCACAGTCGCCAATCTTTCCTGCGGATTTGATGTTTTAGGTTGTTGCCTGGAAAATGTAGGTGACGAAATGTTAATTAGTAAAAATGCCGAAAACAAGCTTAGAATCACTAAAATCACCGGGCAGGATTTACCAAGGAGTATTGAAGAAAATGTAGCTGGGGTTTCAGCAAAAATGATGTTAACCACCCTGGGGGAAAACCAGGGTTTTGATATTGAAATTAAAAAAAATATTAAAGCTGGAAGCGGAATTGGAAGCAGTGCTGCCAGTGCTGCGGGAGCTGTTTTTGGAATCAATAAATTACTTGGTGAGCCTTTTTCGGCAAATCAATTAATAAAATTTGCGATGGAAGGCGAGCGGCTTGCCAGCGGCAATGCCCATGCCGATAATGTTGCTCCTGCACTTTTGGGCGACTTTAGCCTTGTAAAGAGTTATGAACCCCTGGAAATACTTAGTTTACCGAGCCTTCCGGAATTAAGAATGTTAATTCTTCATCCTTTAATCGAGCTTAAAACCCGGGATTCACGATCAATTATCAGGCAAAATGTGGAATTGAAAAAAGCGATTAGTCAATGGGGAAATCTGGCAGCTTTGGTTAGCGCGCTTTATACCCAGAATTATGAACTTTTAGGGAGAAGTTTAAAAGATGAAATTATTGAACCCGTGCGTTCTATTTTAATTCCTTATTTCGATGAGCTTAAAGCTTTAGCTTCAGCAAACGGAGCCTTAGGTTTCGGGATTTCTGGATCTGGACCTTCGGTTTTTGCTTTGTGTAAAGGGGATACTGTAGCCGAAAAAGTGAAAGCAGAATTCCAGGAATTTTATCAAGATAAAAATATAGATTTCGACCTGCATTTATCGAAAATAAATTCAGAAGGAATAAAAATAATCAACTAA
- the thrC gene encoding threonine synthase, with protein sequence MKYFSLNDKNHKVSFEDAVVRGLAPGKALYFPEEIPKLSQDFFQNLNKYSNEEIAYEAIKEFVGDEIDKTSLQEILKKTLDFEFPVVPISDNIGTLELFHGPTLAFKDVGAGFMAGCLGHFVKKGNLGKITVLVATSGDTGGAVANGFLGVEGIDVVILYPKGKVSEIQEKQLTTLGQNITALEVNGNFDDCQDMVKKAFSDVEIGEKLQLTSANSINVARWLPQMFYYYFAYKQLAERERKLAFSVPSGNFGNICAGMLAKKMGLPIDHFIASNNENNVVTRYLETEKYTPKKSVQTISNAMDVGNPSNFVRIMELFQNEFKPLAKQLSSYSYSDEETRKAIKEVKKKHNYIMDPHGAVGYLGLQDFLAENPDYYGTFLETAHPVKFLETVEKVIGEKVEIPASIRDAMDKEKKSFEISDYSELKDFLMQ encoded by the coding sequence ATGAAATATTTTAGTTTAAACGATAAGAATCATAAAGTTTCCTTTGAAGATGCGGTAGTTAGAGGCCTTGCTCCCGGAAAAGCCCTATACTTTCCTGAAGAAATTCCGAAGCTCTCCCAGGATTTTTTTCAAAATCTGAATAAATATTCAAACGAAGAAATCGCTTACGAAGCCATCAAGGAATTTGTAGGGGACGAAATTGATAAAACCAGCCTCCAGGAAATTCTGAAAAAAACGCTGGATTTTGAGTTTCCGGTAGTTCCTATTTCAGATAATATTGGAACGCTAGAGTTATTTCACGGTCCAACATTAGCGTTTAAAGATGTAGGAGCGGGATTTATGGCGGGTTGCCTGGGACATTTTGTAAAAAAAGGAAACCTGGGTAAAATTACAGTATTGGTAGCTACATCGGGAGATACCGGTGGTGCTGTTGCAAATGGCTTTTTAGGAGTAGAGGGCATAGATGTGGTGATCCTATATCCTAAAGGAAAAGTGAGTGAAATACAGGAAAAGCAGCTGACTACTTTGGGACAAAATATTACGGCCCTTGAAGTCAATGGCAATTTTGATGATTGCCAGGATATGGTCAAAAAAGCATTTTCTGATGTAGAAATTGGCGAAAAACTACAATTAACTTCAGCTAATTCTATTAATGTAGCGAGATGGTTGCCGCAAATGTTTTATTACTACTTTGCTTATAAGCAATTAGCTGAAAGAGAACGAAAACTTGCTTTCTCAGTCCCAAGCGGGAACTTTGGGAATATTTGTGCCGGTATGCTCGCAAAAAAGATGGGACTTCCAATAGATCATTTTATTGCTTCAAACAACGAAAACAACGTAGTTACTCGTTACCTGGAAACTGAAAAATATACTCCGAAAAAAAGTGTGCAAACTATTTCAAATGCTATGGACGTGGGAAATCCGAGTAATTTTGTGAGGATTATGGAGCTCTTTCAAAATGAATTTAAACCCTTAGCAAAACAACTATCTTCCTATAGTTATTCAGATGAAGAAACCAGGAAAGCCATAAAAGAAGTAAAGAAAAAGCACAATTACATTATGGATCCTCACGGCGCGGTTGGATACTTGGGTCTTCAGGACTTTTTAGCTGAAAACCCTGATTATTACGGTACTTTTCTGGAAACCGCTCATCCGGTTAAATTTTTAGAAACAGTAGAGAAGGTGATAGGGGAAAAGGTAGAAATTCCAGCCTCAATTAGAGATGCGATGGATAAAGAAAAAAAATCCTTCGAAATTTCAGATTATTCTGAATTGAAGGATTTTTTGATGCAGTAA
- a CDS encoding S10 family peptidase — protein sequence MKNIFTPLFLFVFIATAWSQKVEIPVDTTVITKHSVTINSENIDYTATTGMQSLWNNDGEPIASLFYTYYKRSDVKNTENRPLVISFNGGPGSASVWMHIAYTGPRVLKIDDEGFPIQPYGIKENPHSILDVADIVYVNPVNTGYSRPIPDEEGKVAKEKFFGVQADIKYLAEWLNTFVSRNDRWLSPKYLIGESYGTTRVSGLALELQNSQWMYLNGVILVSPTEIGIERDGPVGIANRLPYFAAAAWYHDALPAELQNKELEVLLEEVEEYTINELTPVLVKGGFTEISKKEAAAEKMAYYSGISKEVILQNNLDVDYRFFWKELKRKEGTTIGRLDSRYLGIDAKESGDSPDYNAELTSWLHSFTPAINHYLRNDLNFKTDLKYFMFGPVHPWDRSGDNTGENLRQAMAQNPNLDVMIQSGYFDGATTYFNAKYTMWQLDQSGKLKDRLSFKGYESGHMMYLRADDLKNANEDIREFIENSLPEEGAPAKY from the coding sequence ATGAAAAATATTTTTACCCCATTATTTTTATTTGTTTTTATAGCCACGGCGTGGAGCCAAAAAGTTGAAATTCCTGTTGATACCACTGTTATCACAAAACATTCGGTAACTATTAATTCAGAAAATATAGATTATACCGCAACCACGGGAATGCAATCTTTATGGAACAACGATGGTGAACCTATTGCCAGTTTATTTTATACGTATTACAAACGTAGTGATGTTAAAAATACAGAAAATCGTCCCCTGGTAATTTCCTTCAATGGTGGTCCCGGTTCGGCTTCCGTATGGATGCATATCGCATATACCGGCCCAAGGGTTCTAAAAATTGACGATGAAGGATTTCCTATTCAGCCTTACGGAATTAAGGAAAATCCGCATTCTATTTTAGATGTAGCTGATATTGTTTATGTAAATCCTGTTAATACAGGTTATTCCCGCCCAATTCCTGATGAAGAAGGAAAAGTAGCCAAAGAAAAATTCTTTGGGGTACAAGCCGATATTAAATATTTAGCCGAATGGTTAAATACTTTTGTAAGCAGAAACGACCGTTGGTTATCGCCTAAATATCTTATTGGTGAAAGCTACGGAACAACTCGTGTTTCAGGACTTGCGTTAGAATTACAAAATAGCCAATGGATGTATCTTAACGGAGTTATCTTAGTTTCTCCTACTGAAATTGGTATTGAACGCGACGGCCCGGTGGGCATTGCTAATAGATTACCTTATTTTGCTGCCGCTGCCTGGTATCACGATGCTTTACCGGCTGAACTTCAAAATAAAGAATTAGAAGTTTTACTGGAAGAAGTTGAAGAGTATACCATTAATGAACTTACGCCGGTTCTTGTAAAAGGAGGTTTTACTGAAATTTCTAAAAAGGAAGCCGCAGCTGAAAAAATGGCTTACTATTCCGGGATTTCTAAGGAAGTGATCCTTCAAAATAATCTTGATGTGGATTATCGTTTTTTCTGGAAAGAATTAAAACGGAAAGAAGGCACCACAATAGGGCGACTGGACTCAAGATATCTTGGTATCGACGCCAAAGAATCTGGAGATTCCCCCGATTACAATGCGGAACTTACTTCCTGGTTGCATTCTTTTACCCCGGCAATTAACCATTATTTACGTAACGACCTTAATTTTAAAACAGATCTTAAGTACTTTATGTTCGGTCCGGTGCATCCATGGGATAGAAGTGGTGATAATACCGGTGAAAATTTAAGACAGGCCATGGCACAAAATCCAAATTTAGACGTGATGATACAATCGGGCTATTTTGATGGTGCAACCACTTATTTCAATGCAAAATACACGATGTGGCAATTAGACCAAAGCGGAAAGTTAAAAGATCGTCTAAGTTTCAAAGGCTACGAAAGCGGCCATATGATGTATCTAAGAGCTGATGACCTTAAAAATGCTAATGAAGATATTAGGGAGTTTATAGAAAATAGTCTGCCTGAAGAAGGTGCTCCTGCTAAGTATTAA